TTTACGTCAAGACTTAAAATGTGATGGTAGGCATGCAAAAGTTGCTTTTACAGATGATTTTAAAGAGGATGCTTCAAGACGTGATTTTACAATAAATGCTTTAAGTTATGATGTTTTTACTCATGAAGTTTTTGATTATTTTGAAGGTTTAAAGCACTTATCACAAAGGAAAGTTGTATTTATTGGAGAGGCGCATAAGCGTATTGAGGAAGATCATTTGAGGATATTAAGGTTTTTTAGATTTAGTGCATATTATGCTAAAGATTTTGATTCTGAAGGGCTTAAAGCGTGTAATGCTTTAGCAGATAGATTAAAAGAGATTTCGCGTGAGAGGATTAATATGGAGTTTGATAAAATTCTTTTAGCATCAAACAACGTCAAAACTCTTTACGCAATGCAAGATGTGTTGCCAAGCATTTTTGAGCCACTAGATATCGGGACTTTAGAAAAAATTCTAGATTTATCTAAAAAATTCGAAACTCCACTTACTCTAAACGAAATATACAGTCTTTTATTCTGGGATCATAATTTATCGAAGCTAAAATTTGATAATGCTCGCAAAAAGCAAATACGTAAATTTGCAGAGTTTGTATCTAACATCGCTAACGCAAACTTGCGTGCAATATGGATTAATTCTAACTACCCTTGTACTTTATACATACTGTTTGCAAACCTGGATGGAGTGATAAATAATGATCAAACACAAGAATTTTTAGAGCTTATTAGAAAACCTAAACCAACATTTCCAGTTAATGGAGGGGATTTGCTTAATTTAGGCTACTCTGGTAAAAATGTTGGAGATGTGTTAGATTATTTAAGGGCTATATGGGTCAACCATAATTTTCAGATATCAAAAAAAGATCTAATAAAATGTATAAAGCAGTAGTATCTATAATTTTATTGTTTAACGTAAATGCAGCCATGGCACAGTTTCGTATAGCTGCAAGTAATACGCCCATTGCAAGTATTGTAAGCTTAATTGTTAAAGATAAGGCTCAAGTAACAAGTATTTGTAATGTAAATAATGGGTGCGCACATCATTACTCTGTTAAACCAAACCAAGTTTCAGAAGTTCAAAATGCAGACATATTAGTATACATTAATGATAGCTTTGAGACCTTTATGCCAAAGCTCTTATCAAGCGGTAAAAAACAAATGATTTTGAGATTGAGTGATATAGAGTTAGTGAGTGTGCAAGATAATTGGCATGTCTGGCTTTCCATTGAAAACATCAGGCGTATTGCTGGTTACGTGCTACTAAACCTGATTAAGTTTGATTCGGCTAATACAGATTTTTATTCACAAAACTATCAAGACGTTCTAAAGATGTTGGATGGTATGGAAAAATCTACACAAAATTTAAAAAACTTAAAAGATGTAGTATTGCTTGATGATAGCTTAGAGCATTTTTTTAGCAACTTTACCACTGATATCAAAAGATTCTATAGTGCTGCTGAGCATATGAAGCCTCAGGAGCTAGAAAATTTGAAAGAATTAATTAAAACTCGTCATCCAAAGTGTATTTTTATGAGCTCTAAGCAAGATGCAAGTAAGCTGAGCGAGTATCTTAAAAATCAAACCCGCGTTGTTAGTTTAGATACTGAATCATGGGAAACGCAGCCTCCTTATGATAAGGTTTTAGAGCAAAAAATGATTAATATGATTAACGCTGCTGCTAGTTGTCTATAGATGTTAACAGTTTTTGATACGATATTTCCTATCTTTGTCATAATGATGATAGGTAAGCTGACTAAAACTTATTGGCTCAGTGCTGAAGAATTTTGGCGAGGAATGGAAAGTATGTCGTACTTTTTGCTTTTTCCATGCGCTCTTTTTAACTATATCGTCTCAGCAGATCTAAGCTCTTCTGACATCCTGCATGTTATATATGTTTTAATGATGGCAACGACTTTGCTGGTAACGGGGCTTGCTATATATCAAAAACAATATGCTATAGAAGGAGCGGCTTTTACTTCGATAATGCAGGGAAGTATAAGGTATAATAACTACATTTTCTTCGGGGTCACAAGTACCTTATTCCAAAACAAAGGGCTTGCTATTGCTTCAGTTATCGCTCTTTACATGATAGTGTTTACCAATATTATCTCAATTTTAACCTGCAATGTTTGTTTAGATAGAAAAAAAATTCAGGAAGACTATTTATCCAACATGGCTTCACTTATTAAAAAGTTGACGCTTAATCCTATGATTTTTAGCAGCATTTTAGCCTTAATTTGCAATAAATTTGAGGTAAAGATTGATAAAACAATGCAAAGCATTTTAGATAGTCTTGCAAGTGCAGCTTTGACTATGGGTATTATCACTGTTGGTTCAGGTTTGAGGTTTCACGTAGCAGATTTCGATAAGTTAAAGCTTATTTTTGTAACAAGCGTCAATAAGCTTTTGATATTTCCGATACTGACAATTTTATTATTATCATTTTATAGGATTGATGGTCTGCCAAAATTGGTAGGTCTTATTTACAGCGGTGTTCCTTGCGCAACAACATCTTATATTCTAGCAAAGCAGCTTGGAGGAGATGCGGAACTTATGGCTTCGATCATTACTTTTACCACGGTGCTATCCGTGTTGACATTATCTTTTTTAATCTATTTTTTT
Above is a genomic segment from Candidatus Phycorickettsia trachydisci containing:
- a CDS encoding CCA tRNA nucleotidyltransferase, whose amino-acid sequence is MKKELKFASQYLKDLISILGSTNARIVGGCVRDALLGIKTDDFDIATRLVPDEVTRLLEAKSINVIPTGLKHGTVTAIMGGEKFEITTLRQDLKCDGRHAKVAFTDDFKEDASRRDFTINALSYDVFTHEVFDYFEGLKHLSQRKVVFIGEAHKRIEEDHLRILRFFRFSAYYAKDFDSEGLKACNALADRLKEISRERINMEFDKILLASNNVKTLYAMQDVLPSIFEPLDIGTLEKILDLSKKFETPLTLNEIYSLLFWDHNLSKLKFDNARKKQIRKFAEFVSNIANANLRAIWINSNYPCTLYILFANLDGVINNDQTQEFLELIRKPKPTFPVNGGDLLNLGYSGKNVGDVLDYLRAIWVNHNFQISKKDLIKCIKQ
- a CDS encoding metal ABC transporter substrate-binding protein, which gives rise to MYKAVVSIILLFNVNAAMAQFRIAASNTPIASIVSLIVKDKAQVTSICNVNNGCAHHYSVKPNQVSEVQNADILVYINDSFETFMPKLLSSGKKQMILRLSDIELVSVQDNWHVWLSIENIRRIAGYVLLNLIKFDSANTDFYSQNYQDVLKMLDGMEKSTQNLKNLKDVVLLDDSLEHFFSNFTTDIKRFYSAAEHMKPQELENLKELIKTRHPKCIFMSSKQDASKLSEYLKNQTRVVSLDTESWETQPPYDKVLEQKMINMINAAASCL
- a CDS encoding AEC family transporter, producing the protein MLTVFDTIFPIFVIMMIGKLTKTYWLSAEEFWRGMESMSYFLLFPCALFNYIVSADLSSSDILHVIYVLMMATTLLVTGLAIYQKQYAIEGAAFTSIMQGSIRYNNYIFFGVTSTLFQNKGLAIASVIALYMIVFTNIISILTCNVCLDRKKIQEDYLSNMASLIKKLTLNPMIFSSILALICNKFEVKIDKTMQSILDSLASAALTMGIITVGSGLRFHVADFDKLKLIFVTSVNKLLIFPILTILLLSFYRIDGLPKLVGLIYSGVPCATTSYILAKQLGGDAELMASIITFTTVLSVLTLSFLIYFFR